Below is a window of Musa acuminata AAA Group cultivar baxijiao chromosome BXJ3-11, Cavendish_Baxijiao_AAA, whole genome shotgun sequence DNA.
aaactcttatatcttcctcAGACTTTGTTTTCTCAATCCATAAATTATAATTTCTTACCTCGTTTTTGCAAGGATGAGTGTCTGCATAATGAAGAATGGGGGTACAACCTCCTCCATGTCAATCGTTGGTACCCCCACTCCCCCTGCTTCCTCGTCTATGCTTGTTGCCACTTTGATAATTCTCAAGCAACCTACCCTTGTAGCATTGTGCCTGCCTCCAAGGATCATCATCGCCAAAGGCCTCACCAAAGGGCATCCAAAGTAGTGAAAGGTCATACTGAAGAAGTCAATGTCCATAAGGGACTCAGGGAATGAGGATCCCAAGGTGGGGTCATCCAAGATAAGTCGAGGTGCTAGTACGTCTATGATCTTTGCAAAGGAAGGGTGACACCTTTCGCCACATTGAAGATGTCCAGCATGTAAGAGAATGAATCCCTCCAATTTGAAGGCGGCCTAAAAAATTTGGGATGATAGGGACCCATCAACTTGATTCTGTCATGGGTCCAAAAAATTTGAGACTATAGGGATCCATCGGCTCGATACTATCGTGGGTCATTGGTTCTTCCTCTAGTGAAAAAGTCTATGATAACCCTTGGAGGTCATGATAGACATGTCTTAAAATAAGGtgatgataagtatcattctctttTTCACATGTTGTAGCTTGAGATATCCTTTTGGCTAACCTTTAGGTCCTCTTTTTGCTCGAGGCATCACCATTATATCATGGGGCTAATTGACCTAGTGCACAAATAAAAAAGTTTCATTAGCCACATGATGATCGAACTTGACCACCTCCATAATGAGGTGATAGAACTAACGAAGGAATAGGTCGACCTGCAAGTGGTGGTAGGGTTTGAGGCCTAAGTGGCCTAATAGGAGGGCCAACTAGTCGATGCTCAACAATGCAATGTCGATCTAGTTGAGCACCTAAATATGGTTTGAGTGTCGAagcatttataattttattcagGTAAGTATGCAGcatgttatatatatatcatatttcaaAATCATCGACATAAGACAATTAACAGTAAATACCTCATCCTATGATTTATTTAGCAAGCATAATCCTACAACATAGCATATACAAAATAAAGAGATACAATTCTAccttaaaataattcaaaatacttATATACACATATAGAAAACATAGCAAATTCATGGACTTCTATTCtccatatcataacatatatgtgtACTCCCACATTGCAAGTCATCGTAATATTTACATGCACTCTCACATTGCACGTCATAATCTATACATGCACTCCCACACCACACGTCATAGCATTTATATGCATCATACGTTGTAATATATTCGTTCACTTCCACATCGTacgtcatcatatatatatatatatatatatatatacaatatgttTGATCATAATTAATAcatttttatacttacaaaatatatacattcacATTTAGTTTATGTGTCGTTCATGATAATCATATCAttcgaaatatatttttcaaaatttattatgaatacgataatttatataattattattttgtagtgaattaaacttatacttattttattaaacttaaaaataaagatgtcaaTGAAAGACCATATTCTTTGTGATGGAGTGTCTTAGGGAGTGATACACCTATCAAATTAGGAGCATAGAGTTACAAGATACCTTAATTAAGAACTCTACatcttgaattattgatttataataatttattaaaataattcataaaaaaatttcataaaatccTTTATAAAATAAACTATACTTAATCTAAAAATTTATCTATATTTCAccaatttttcaataatttattttaaaatcaaatgaATTAATTAGTATCAATCAAGCTATTGCATCATTCTATGAAACTTCACTATTCTAGTTGACTAAACGATCTTaaaattatcatgaaattttgtaaaaaactaaaagacatataaaactaaatatacaccaaattttaacttaaaataaaattatttggagGCTAAACTATCCTTCTAATTCAATACCTATTCTGTTATACTAAAACTGGGTTGGGACTATCTGAACTTATAAATAGAATTAATATATGCTATTTTCTGTCAAAATTGGGTTGGGATTGTCTGAACTCATAAATCTTATATCTTAATACACAAAAGTAGTATTCACTTAATTCTAAATCTCATAGAACCCCGATGAAACCTTTCAAAACATATGAAAAGGACAAAGCCTAATTATATCCCTAATGGGTTAATTTAGTTTTAATATAATCTATAATCAGAAAATAAGATTTTGAGTACTTCAAATtagcaaaataataattttatgcacTATTCTCATATGAAAGTCATACTAGATGCCTTAGAATCAATCATAAGAGATTCATACAAGACATCCaaaaatcaaagataaatttaaagtaTAGGTTATTCAAAAATAATTGAAAAGATTGAGTTAAAATTTGTAAAACTGAAACCCTAGGCATAACAAGAGAAGAATTAAGTTTTTCTTACCTCGATCTTCTTTAGAGTCAGGGTTTCCTGGCTTCTATGAGAAAAGCTAAGAGAACGACTAAGGAGAAAAAGGGTTGTGGGTTATCAAGTTAGTAAAGATGATGATGTCAAAATAAGATAGAGGTGCTTTAGAGATTATCTTAAGATCTAGGGTTCAATCCCATTATGTTTCGTTTTAAGTTTTTCTTtacttttcttcttttactaatataattctaATGTTGTAGCAACCTCGATTGAGTTTAACATAGTTTGATAAAGGCAACGTTTTTTGTCTAAATTCATCTTTCAATCTTACTTATGTACCTCATCATTTAGTATAAACTCCTCTttgatttgtatttttatttaattttttattactccatcCATGCCTAAGTAGCTTATGATCCTCTACATATATATGGTTTAACTATTAAACTTCCTTATGTTAATCGTGGTCAAACTCGTTCAAATCTTGAGATTCACTTAAGGTCGATTAAAATTCAATCGTAATTTCTAGTCACAATATGTATATTTATTATCATAGCTTAACCTCATATTCAAATCCACTAGCACACTTTGACTTATTACACTATGCTTAAAGTAAACATTAATACTTATGCATGGTCAACTAATATTTTGAAAAGTATGTACTTCAACCATAAAAGCTGAAAACATAagcatatcatttatcatatttatgaacaaTAAACATCACAATTTATATCACTAAGTAAGGgcaatatatacatattatttgtgcTTCTTTCAGCATGATACTTGTAATTCAAGGTGTGTGAAACTCGGACACTATAAAGGGCACAATCGATAGTTGGAGTATGAGCAACTTGCATCGAAACATGTAGCATAAATAATATGTAGCAACCttgaactataagtatcatgatcTTGAGGCAACCTTGGCCTCGAAACATGTAGCAATAGTGGTCCATAAGGAGTCTCCGCTGTTGGTTATTTTAGCCCTCAGGATTCCGAAGTAGGCAACATAACAACAAACACTCGATAAAGTTAACGCCAAGGGGTTTTCATAACTCTATGGGGAAGGGGATCATGGAAACACTAAATCAGAGAAGCATAAACAAAAATATAGTTGCTACCGCTATTGCATGATAAGTTAGAAGAAGCTCATACTCCAACTATCGATTCGATATCTTAAGATCGGAACTCTCCTATTTGATTTGATTGATGCCAAAAAAGTTAGAAGAAGCACACATGGTTTTGCATGATAAATGGAGCTCTTTACAAACGATCACTAAGTAATTATTGTGTTGTCTCTGTATTCCAAAGAAGCTACCCTGAGTGCTTTTCAAAGCCTATATAAGAGAACTTGCAAAGATTTGATGTGCTCTCGTCGAGGGGTGAGACAAGACTTGCTGCATCTTCATTCTATGCCTCGGATTATCCTCGATGATGTTTCCATGAAGGTCCATATCTCTAAACAAGCAAAAGAGTTGATTTTTAGTCCCTAGACCGACAAATCTCAAGGGAAAGACTAAGGATACCAACTCCTTATCCTGAGGTGCAGAAGGCAAGGTTGAAGCCTACCTCAATAAGCCATTGCTTTCTCATATGAAGGATAGTGACGGACTTAGATAAGGGAgagaaatttggtagaactactcATTCTTTGACTCATGCAACCTCTAGGAGTTATTGAAAAATTTTTCGACTAATTCAAGTTGATTGGTCACCCATTAGAATCTCCCTTTCCGAACCTTTGTTAGAGGTTGAAACCCTCTTGACTTTGCAACCAAAGTGGACGAAGAGAAAGTATGCTGAACTTATGAAGCACATGTTATAGCACATGAGCAACAAGGTCAGTATCGGAGTAATGCAAATCCTTTGGCACACTCCGACAAATGCTACAAGATAAAGCAAAAGCTTCTAATATTGGAAAGCTTCGACAAAAAAGGAGTGGATGAGAAAATGAACTCCCACCTCTAGTGCATATATGCATGTGTAGAAGTAGTGACGCGACTTGTAGGGTCGATCACAAGGCCGAGTAACAATTAACTCAAACTCAGATTGAAATATGATAGGCCTCATTGATGTAATCTAGGTCGGAGACCAACACAATAGAGTCAAAGTCGAACAAGTCCCCGTTGAGGCGGGCAAGACTCTACCGCTCGAGGGATTAGCCACCGAGGGGCAACTTGCCTAGTTACGATTACTTTGACCCCTTCCGAGAACCTTTATCGACACCTATGGTGGTGACGGAATCGACGACCCATTCGAATCCCATATGTTGGAAAAGGAGGAAATAGAAGAAATTCTGACCCTTATTAAAGAATGAAGAAAAGTCTAAAGGTCCAATGCTCCAAATCGTTACAAGGCATGAGATAACAAATGAGCATGACCCACTATTTATAGGGGCCAACATAATTTTAGTTTCCCCAAGCAGTCATTCAGCCATTCAGCTCCCAAACAGTTCGAGAAGTGGGCTACATGACAACACGAGAGTGATTAAGAGTTATATGGATCATCATTATGATCTTTTAGAATCCTCAACAATGTGGACAATCAGCACACCGAGGCTCTTGATGGCCCTACATTAGCTAGACGTTAGGCCATCATTATGAAATACAAGGAACTAAATCTCGACGAATCTCTTACAACAATTGAGATTGTATGCTTGTAGGCAGAGATGGTGGCGATAACGCTTTGCACATGTCAATTGGAATCATCCCATGACAAGGGCAGAAGAATGACTCCAATCGGCTTTGAATTAATTAGTCTTCGATAGACATGTGCCGACATATCAATATCACGTGTTAATATCACGTGTTTGACACTTTATAGACACGTGATTGACACCTTAGCATCACATATTCAACACCTCAATATCACATGGCCAATGCCTTAGAATGAGGCACAATATGACCATAGTTACGTCCGAAAGAGATGCACTAACCGGCACTTATTATTAAAGTAACAATGTTTATAGTTAACTATAAAAAGAGGTTCCCCTAGTACATGTCGAGAGATTCTCTCTCTCTTAATTATGAGTTGAGTACTCCGAATCCTAAAAAACTTAGGCATCAGATGAGCTTTGTCGAGAGCGCTCCCAATATAATTTTATAGACTATGATATAGTTGGAGACGATTAGATGAAGATTGATGGTGTCGACTGGAATCACCTCATGGCGACTCTGAATTAGTATCCAAATTACACAATCAAAACCTAACTTAATAGGTGGTGCATCCTCAAGTGATATTAGGTAGACATGTGGTCGACACTTCAATGTTGTGTGTTCGGCACTTCATAGACACATGGTCGACACCTTAGAGACATGCAGCTAACACCTTAGCATCACATGTCCAATATCTCATCGACATGTGTCTGACACCTCAACATCATATGTCCAATACCTCAATGTCACATGACCAATACCTCAACATGAGGCACAACAGGACCATAGTTAAGTCTGAAAGAGATGCACCACTTTCTCCATAATCAACTCCTATTGTAGAAGTAATGATATTTAGAGCTTACTATAAAAAGGGGCTCGCTATGTAAGTCTCAAAAgatagactctctctctctctctctctctctctctctctctcaaatcacTGAATCTTCAAAAACTTAGGCAGCACCCCCGATGTAGTTTTATAAATTTTGACACATTTGGAGATGTTGGTATCAACTGGAATCACCTCATGACAAGAGCAGAAGAATGATCCCAAGCGGCTCCGAATATATGTGGCCGATACCTTAACGTCATGTGTTTGACACTTCATAAACATGTGATTGACACCTTAGAGCCACACGACTAACACCTTAGCATCATGTGTCTAACATCTCATAGACACATGACCAACACTGTCTAACACCTCAATATTACATGACCAATACCTTAGCATGAGGCACAACATAACCATAATTAAGTTAGGAAGAGACGCACCACCTTACCCATAATCAACACTTATTGTGGGTTTCCCCAATTACGTCTCCAgagatacacacacacactctctcaaaTACAAGTCGAGTCCTCAAAATCCTCAAAATCTTAGGCCATAATATAAGCCTTCACAAGAGCACCCTGTCTAAAATACAAGTCTGAGTCCTCCAAATCCTCGAAATCTTAGGTATCATATGAGCCTTCTCAAGAGCACCCATGTTATAGTTTTGTAGATTTCAACACAGTTGAAAACAATTATACAAGCGTTGATGATGTCGATTAGAATCACCTTGTGACAAGAAGAACGACCCTTAGACAATAAAAAAATGACTTAACAAGTGATGCATCCCCAAGTAATATTGGACAGACATATGATCGACACATCAGCATTACACACTTCATAGACACGTGGTTGACACCTTAGAGCCAAGCGACTAACACCTTAACATCACGTGTCCAATATCTCATAGACACATGACCAATACCTCAACATGAGGCACAACATGACCATAGTTAAGTTTAAAAAAGACACACCACCTTCTCCATAATCGACACCAATTATAGAAGTAATGATATTTGGAGCTTAATATAAAAAAGAACTCTCTTAAGTACATCTCGAgagatactctctctctctctcaaatacaAGCTAAGTCCTCTGAATCCTCAAAATTTAGGAAATAGGCATTAGATAAACTCTATCAGGTGTATCCTTGGggtaattttataaatttcaacACAATTAGAGATGTTTAAACGAACATTGATAATGTCGACTGAAATCACCTCATGACAAAAGTAGAAGAATGACGCTAATCGATTTCAAATTAGTATTCGAACTAGATAATAAAAAACTGACTCAACACCTCCGTTTGACCGCTAAAAGTGATGGTGATGAAGAGAGGTGTGACGAACGTGGAGAATGAAGGCATAAGAGACTTCACATGGGTAAAAAATTTATAGATAATCAGTTTGCTATAACATAATAATGACTGATGTTGAAtgcttatttaaataattaatttaccTCTCCTAACTTTCACAAAAAAACAATTGGATCACTATTTGCAAATCTCAATGATCGTTTAAGACccgttatatttcaaaattataagtGTAATAGAAACCAACAAAAATAAGTCATATAGGGTTTCGATGGATTTTTTGTAGTGGAAGGAGTGTTCGAGGAGAATTTTTTGTTGGTGGTTATAGCGACCAACATTAAAAAATGTAGTGGAAATCGGAGTGAAACATTCCTACCAATCGTGACCAATTCACAACGCTCCAATAGTTTTCCGAGTCTTGCATCTCTGCATACAAAAATACACTATTAGTTGAGAACGAAAGTGTAGAAGAAATGATATTTTAGTGTACATCGTTAGACTCCCTCTCCAACCAGTAGAAGAGACAAACAAGCAATAGGCTACGGCACTTTCTTCGTCATAGATACCTTGGGACATACCATCTGTTTGTGGCTTTCTTCTAAGAAGCTACTAATGGCTTTTACTGAGATGCTTTCAGAACCAGTAGTAGAACTTGCATGCTTTTGTTTCATTTCATGTCCCTCCTGGTGTTGCATCACTCTCTAGCCAAGTTTCCTGATTTCAATTTCCTGTTCATGTTGTCCAGATATCCCTGTCAATTCAGTAACAATCAAAGCCTGGTTAACATCATACTTTCACCTACATGGTTATTTATGCTTCATCACAACATTGCTATTTTGATAAATTCCTTTTATCTATCTCAGCATAGTAATCTAAGATTGGTGAGCTTCGCTCAACTATTGTTTttcaaaaaagaataaaaagagtAAAAACCAATAAGATGTTTCTCGATGTTCCTTCACACAAAGAGAATCAATAATACTATTCTGTACACTATGGTGTTTTATTAGTAAGACGGCAGAGAATTAAACATGTCAGCAAATGTATTGTTCTGTAGCCCAAAtacaagattaagaggaagatggAAATCCTGCTCAGAAAGATCCACCTCAACATTTTTTAAGACCATATGACCAGAAAAGAATTCTGGATATAAAAAAGTGAGAAACAAAGTTGGAGCTAGTAAAAACGGAAGATGCAGATCCTACACACATTTTAGTCCCCCAAAGGATTAAATCCAGATAGCAAATTACCTGGGCAGCAGTTAACTAAACAATGAGAGTTTTTGAGTATATGCTCAACAAATTAGATTGATCAATATGCATGCAATGATGCGATGGGTATTCATGGTTCCTTTCAAGTAATGCAGGAGACAGAACAAATAGAAGTATATAGCACTTGGTACCGGTTTACCTGGAGTATTCCAACGGCAGCAAATTTGTCCTTGATTGTTTTTGATTTCACTGGATTTAGATCCAGTGGCTCTAACAGGGCTTCCACACACTGAAAGCAACCAATCATTAGCATAAAAGATTTTCCCTGCAACATCACTACTGGCAGATGGCATTTCTGTGCCCACCTTTGAGGTATAATTTTCATCCCAATATGTGTAGGTTAGGCCATTAAGTCTCCCTGTGTTGCGTAGATCCTCCATGAACAGCCTAACTTGCACAGCCTTCTCCAAAGCACAATCAGAAAATCAGGGATTAGAAGGTTCAAACTTCGAAACATAAGATTTCATGAACAGTGTACCTCTACACTTGATTGACCCCACAAGCAGAATGGATAACCAACAACGAATCCCACGAGAGAATGCTGAGAAATCTGTGAAAGAGAATTGAATGTGAGGCAAATGCTTGCTTTAATGCTTTAAATGTTCATCAAACTGCTTACTTCAACCAGAACCTATTAATCAGACTGTTTACTGCAACTTAGGAACCAAGGAAAGGTATCGATCCACATACCAACTTCTGGAAAACTTTAGCCATGATATCAATGTTTGTCTTCTTCCTGACTAAGACACTGCATCAGAAATCCAAAGTTATTTATTGTATATAAATCACAAAACTGCATAACATCAGTGAAAAAATAATTGCAAAACATACAGAACCAAAGATATGTTGGTTTACTCTATCAGCAAAAGTATGGATGCCAATTCTAAAATATAAAACTATTTGACATAAGTTTTAATCCAAGACACCAATGCAAATGCATAGGCACTCAGATATGCAGTTAAGTTGCTAAacagataaaataaaatatgataggCTCCTACCCTTGAAATGTAATTCCCAGACTTGAAACATTACATTTTTCAGTCAATTAACTGCAATGATCAAGGACCACATCAAAGAAACTAAAGTCTGTACTCCAAGAGAAGCAAACTTAAGATCCTAAGCATTATGACATGTGACTCTAAATATTGCACGAAAGGTGATATAGAATTACTTAATAAAAAGGTCCACATGAACAAATGAATCTCTGTGAATATGGGCTGCAATATATGGTACGAGAACATAAATCATACAACATCTTCAGTGGAATAAGCCTATTACACTTATGTCAATGCAGGAGGTAGCAAAATTAATTCCATGAAAATAACGTCTCTTGATCAACCTATGCTCCCAATATTTGTTTATAGACTACAAGTTCAGCTCTCAATCACACAACTTTTGCACCATCATCTTTGCTTTTCCAGTTTTCCTAAAATGAGTAACGATCTATTTAATTTCGGAGTATATGTTATACCAATACCCTACAGAAGTCACCATACCAATGAGTGAATCATTCATGGAAATACAAAAGACACTACCTTCCAGGTGATGCTATTCGATTAGCAACATCTGAAACAGCCAACCCAACATATCTCTGCCCAACATCTAATCCCAGTAATCGTCCTTTTTGCACGGCACCCGAACTGCACAGCTTCTGGAACAACTCCACAGGCTCAATTACCTTCATCTGTTCCTTCTTGAAGCAATGCAACCGATGTAACCGGATACTCAAGAAGGCTGGCACCACGCACCAACCTAGTGATCTAAAATGGACAATAAGCTTACTTTAGCTCCAGAATTGAAGTTGTTCGCAATATGAAGCAAAAAGATATGGAGAAACTAAGCAGATTAAAGAACATTTAACGAGAAACCTTGCGAAACTCGAGTACTGTCTGTAACATGAAGCAAAGGATAAGGTGCAGTGAGGAAGAAGGACCACTAATACACATAATGACTCATCGTGACACCATATCTCATATCAACGACGACGTAATCGAGAAGATAGCGGACCAAGAAAAAGCGATCTCTACGATCATCATCCTTTCGGCCATTCGCCATCCTCTTTAGGATGGGTGAagacgtttcgcaagtagaagagTACCTGAAGAACAGCCGTCGCCGCCGTCGAAGAGGGAAAGAGGCCACGGCGTAGGCGTTGAGGCCAGCGGTTAGGGTTTCGGAGAGTGGAAGGGTTGCCGACGCGGGTCGGGTTATGGCCCTCATCCGGATTCAATTTGGGTCGGGTTGCGCGACCCGTGATGGCAATACCGCCGCCCAAGCTCGTTTAAATCAGA
It encodes the following:
- the LOC135582609 gene encoding uncharacterized protein LOC135582609 isoform X1, whose amino-acid sequence is MRAITRPASATLPLSETLTAGLNAYAVASFPLRRRRRLFFRSLGWCVVPAFLSIRLHRLHCFKKEQMKVIEPVELFQKLCSSGAVQKGRLLGLDVGQRYVGLAVSDVANRIASPGSVLVRKKTNIDIMAKVFQKLISQHSLVGFVVGYPFCLWGQSSVEAVQVRLFMEDLRNTGRLNGLTYTYWDENYTSKCVEALLEPLDLNPVKSKTIKDKFAAVGILQGYLDNMNRKLKSGNLARE
- the LOC135582609 gene encoding uncharacterized protein LOC135582609 isoform X2, which translates into the protein MRAITRPASATFPLSETLTAGLNAYPVASFPLRRRRRLFFRSLGWCVVPAFLSIRLHRLHCFKKEQMKVIEPVELFQKLCSSGAVQKGRLLGLDVGQRYVGLAVSDVANRIASPGSVLVRKKTNIDIMAKVFQKLISQHSLVGFVVGYPFCLWGQSSVEAVQVRLFMEDLRNTGRLNGLTYTYWDENYTSKCVEALLEPLDLNPVKSKTIKDKFAAVGILQGYLDNMNRKLKSGNLARE